The following coding sequences are from one Rattus norvegicus strain BN/NHsdMcwi chromosome 11, GRCr8, whole genome shotgun sequence window:
- the LOC102551406 gene encoding keratin-associated protein 20-2-like: protein MCYYSSYYGGLGYGYGGLGCGYGSGYGCGYGCGYGCGYGSYGYGCCRPLCCRRYWSCGFY from the coding sequence atgtgctactacagcaGCTACTATGGAGGCCTGGGCTATGGCTATGGTGGCCTAGGCTGTGGCTATGGCTCTGGCTATGGCTGTGGTTATGgctgtggctatggctgtggctatGGTAGCTATGGTTATGGCTGCTGCCGTCCACTGTGCTGTAGAAGGTACTGGTCCTGTGGCTTCTACTGA